A genomic window from Quercus lobata isolate SW786 chromosome 10, ValleyOak3.0 Primary Assembly, whole genome shotgun sequence includes:
- the LOC115965063 gene encoding putative disease resistance protein RGA1, translating into MAEEIISRVISFATELIGNAWGCEEELRGLGESLTMIRAVLTDAERRQVKDESVKLWLQKLEDVAYEADDVLDEFAYENLRQKIEVGNQRKRKVRDICSTSNPILFRTKMAKKIKAVQEKLVKANELANGFGLDRLLSVDSNVEIIPTRETDSFLDHSEVVGRKSEVSKIVSLLTSATNQQLSVIPIVGMAGLGKTTFAKLVYNHELVKKHFDKTIWVCVSDDFNDKNILRGILESLINNSSPLGSKNAILQNLQKELQGKKYLLILDDVWNEDPLKWDTLRVCLLGIMSNTGNNIIVTTRSDKVAKIMETHPRHHLEKLPKEECWSIIKKRVSSIPLTRDLEAIGRDIAKKCGGVPLAAKVLGGMMCHKKEKNEWLALLNNEILNSPHGSNGMLPILKLSFDHLPLPSLKQCFAYCSIFPKDYRIYKEELIQLWMAEGFLQPSLGNCLEMEDIGNRYFDILLGNSLFQDEEKDGYDNIIICKMHDLVHDLALLVSKSEILILNEDLVDGISLVRHLVIQSKGKSIPQIPFLKDGVRKLRTFISENAALGDTIFNFECLRVLKLYGKSIKELPSSIGVLIHLRLLSISSPYIKVLPKAITKLYNLQTLRIEGCYNLKELPEDLKNLINLRHIYFYGQTPKGLGQLTCLQTLQCFIVGQGTGFQIEELGSLNQLKGKLIIRRLEHVKDKEASKNAKLVEKAKVYQLGFYWSGNREGNHNNDEEVLEGLQPHRYLKSLTIDGFGGEKFPSWMLTSHDARDGFLLYDNLINIQLIGCNKCEVLPTLGLLPCLRDLEIHGMDNVRSIGTEFYGNYNDKILFPCLKSLKLCFMRNLVEWTDAMEPTTTGTVFPCLKTLTIQFCEQLKSAPCHFPSLEELYIWETNSTTFEKISSKLTTLTSLYILGISELASLPEQLLKNNSSLMSLRIENCDDLVSLSPHGDVWGFYTSLRSLQILNCKKLSYLPDGLHTLRSLENFEVRYCPNLRSFPSIKGVALLLRRLTISCSIEVLPTGLESCISLSSLEISECPNLISIPNLQDLHSLSSLTIRSCKRLMGLPDGLDCLTRLKDLSIGRFCEELDAFPSLSSIQHASLESLALYGWAKLNSLPDDIQRFTALTYLWIWNFDQMEALPEWLGNLSSVRQLYLGECMNLMKDV; encoded by the coding sequence ATGGCCGAGGAAATCATAAGCAGGGTGATTTCATTTGCTACTGAGCTGATCGGCAATGCTTGGGGCTGCGAGGAGGAGCTAAGAGGGCTTGGTGAATCATTAACCATGATTCGAGCTGTTTTGACTGATGCTGAGAGAAGACAAGTGAAAGATGAGTCTGTGAAGCTTTGGCTCCAGAAGCTTGAAGATGTTGCTTATGAAGCTGACGATGTGCTGGACGAGTTTGCATACGAGAATCTACGGCAAAAGATAGAAGTTGGAAAccagagaaagagaaaggtaCGAGATATCTGTTCAACCTCCAATCCCATTTTATTTCGTACCAAGATGGCGAAAAAAATTAAGGCTGTTCAGGAAAAACTAGTAAAAGCAAATGAGTTAGCAAATGGGTTTGGACTTGATAGATTATTGTCAGTAGATTCAAATGTTGAGATTATCCCAACTAGAGAGACAGACTCCTTTCTTGATCATTCAGAAGTTGTAGGAAGGAAAAGTGAAGTTTCAAAAATAGTGAGCTTGCTGACTAGTGCGACCAATCAACAACTCTCAGTCATTCCTATAGTCGGCATGGCTGGTTTGGGAAAGACAACTTTTGCAAAACTAGTGTATAATCATGAGCTagtaaaaaaacattttgataaGACAATATGGGTATGTGTCTCTGATGATTtcaatgataaaaatattttaagagggATTCTTGAATCCCTTATCAATAACTCAAGTCCTTTAGGAAGTAAGAATGCAATACTTCAAAACCTTCAAAAAGAGTTGCAGGGGAAAAAATATCTTCTCATCCTTGATGATGTATGGAATGAAGATCCACTAAAATGGGATACATTAAGGGTTTGTTTGTTAGGAATTATGTCAAATACTGGAAACAATATCATTGTTACAACCCGTAGTGACAAGGTGGCAAAAATCATGGAGACACATCCCCGACATCATTTAGAAAAACTACCCAAGGAAGAATGTTGGTCCATAATCAAGAAAAGAGTATCTTCAATTCCACTAACTCGAGATTTAGAGGCCATTGGAAGGGATATTGCCAAAAAATGTGGAGGGGTCCCATTAGCTGCAAAAGTCCTAGGAGGGATGATGTGtcataaaaaagagaaaaatgaatggTTAGCACTACTAAacaatgaaattttgaattctcCACATGGTAGCAATGGAATGTTACCAATATTAAAATTGAGCTTTGATCATCTTCCATTACCATCTCTTAAACAATGTTTTGCGTATTGTTCAATTTTTCCTAAAGATTATAGGATTTACAAGGAAGAATTAATTCAGCTTTGGATGGCTGAAGGGTTTCTTCAACCCTCTCTAGGAAATTGTTTGGAGATGGAGGATATTGGTAACAGGTATTTTGATATCTTATTGGGGAATTCCTTATTCCAAGATGAGGAAAAGGATGGTTATGATAATATTATCATATGCAAAATGCATGATTTGGTACATGATCTTGCTCTCTTAGTTTCAAAATCAGAGATCCTAATTTTAAATGAGGATTTAGTAGATGGTATCAGCCTTGTACGACATTTGGTGATCCAATCTAAAGGCAAAAGTATACCACAAATTCCATTTTTAAAAGATGGCGTCAGGAAATTGCGCACATTTATTTCAGAAAATGCTGCACTTGGTGACACAATATTCAATTTTGAATGCTTACgtgttttaaaattatatggAAAAAGTATAAAAGAATTGCCAAGTTCAATTGGCGTATTAATACATTTGAGACTTCTCAGCATCTCAAGTCCGTACATCAAAGTGTTACCAAAGGCCATCACCAAGCTTTACAATTTGCAAACTTTAAGAATCGAAGGTTGTTATAATCTCAAAGAGCTTCCAGAAGAtctaaaaaatttgattaatttgagacatatttatttttatgggcAAACACCTAAAGGCTTAGGGCAGTTGACTTGTCTGCAAACTTTGCAATGTTTTATTGTGGGTCAAGGCACAGGTTTTCAGATCGAAGAATTGGGAAGCTTAAATCaactaaaaggaaaactaaTCATCCGTAGGCTAGAGCATGTGAAAGATAAAGAAGCCTCCAAAAACGCCAAATTAGTAGAAAAGGCCAAAGTATACCAGTTGGGATTTTACTGGAGTGGGAATAGAGAAGGCAACCACAATAATGATGAAGAGGTTTTGGAAGGACTCCAACCTCACCGATATTTAAAGAGCTTAACAATTGATGGTTTTGGAGGGGAGAAATTCCCATCATGGATGTTGACAAGTCATGATGCAAGGGATGGCTTTTTGCTATATGACAATTTGATTAATATCCAATTAATTGGTTGCAATAAATGTGAGGTTCTTCCCACTCTCGGGCTTCTACCTTGTCTTAGGGATCTTGAAATACATGGTATGGATAATGTAAGATCTATAGGAACCGAGTTTTACGGCAACTATAATGACAAAATATTGTTCCCGTGTTTGAAAAGTCTTAAACTGTGTTTTATGCGAAATCTAGTTGAATGGACGGATGCGATGGAGCCAACAACAACGGGAACGGTGTTTCCTTGCCTTAAGACTTTGACCATTCAGTTCTGTGAGCAACTGAAAAGTGCTCCATGTCATTTTCCTTCTCTTGAGGAATTATATATTTGGGAAACCAATAGCACGAcatttgaaaaaattagtagCAAGCTTACCACTCTAACGTCTCTCTATATTTTGGGAATTTCAGAACTTGCTTCTTTGCCAGAGCagttattgaaaaataattcgAGTCTTATGTCTTTGAGGATAGAGAATTGTGATGATTTGGTATCCCTATCACCACATGGGGATGTATGGGGCTTCTACACTTCTCTTCGGTCACTGCAAATATTAAACTGTAAGAAATTGAGTTATTTGCCGGATGGACTGCACACCCTTCGTTCCCTTGAGAATTTCGAGGTAAGATATTGTCCTAATCTGAGGTCCTTTCCAAGTATAAAAGGTGTGGCGTTACTTCTTCGAAGACTAACAATATCGTGTAGTATTGAAGTTCTACCAACTGGGCTAGAATCATGTATATCTCTATCGTCATTGGAGATAAGTGAGTGTCCAAATCTGATATCAATTCCAAATCTACAGGATTTGCATTCACTTTCCTCTTTAACAATTAGATCTTGTAAAAGATTGATGGGTTTGCCAGATGGGTTAGACTGCCTCACCCGCTTGAAGGATTTGAGTATTGGTCGGTTTTGTGAGGAGTTGGATGCTTTCCCTAGTCTCAGTTCCATCCAACACGCATCCCTTGAAAGTCTAGCACTGTATGGATGGGCTAAACTCAACTC